Within Celeribacter marinus, the genomic segment GAAAACAACAATCGCCCCGTCTCAACGGGGGTGGTTTTGGCCCTCGCCCAAGAGTTCGGGTTTGACGTCACAGAACTGTCCACAGGGGACGCCGAGCGCCTTGTCACCGACATGCGCGAAGCCCTCGCCGATCCGGTGTTTGCCGATGGCGCACCGCCCTTAGCGGACTTACGACTGGCCGCCTCGAACGCCCCCGCATTGGCGCGGTCCTTTTTGGAATTGCACCGTGCATATCGCCAAACCAACGAACGCCTCGCCTCCATGGACGAGGCTTTTGACCGGGAGGATCGCCCCGCGCGCGCCTCGCCATGGGAAGAGGTGCGCGACTTTTTCCACTATTGCGACAACTACATCGATGCCGTGGACCGCGCCGCAGAAAACTTTGCCCGTCCACGAGATGATCAGCGTGGCAACCTGCGGGATGTGGCAACACTGGCCACCGAAAGCCTGTCCAAGCACGCAATCACGGTGAGGTATGCGCCCGAAGGTCTGCGCAAATATGATCCAGACACAGGACGCTTGACGATTTCGTCGCGCGCTTCACCGGCCACGCAAACCTTTCAGTTGCTGCACCAATTGGCTTTGATCACACAGGCGCAATTGCTTGACGCGACTTTGGATCTCGCACGCTTTCATTCGGATGAAAGCCGCCAGATTGCGCGCATTGGTTTGGCCAACTATTTTGCAGGCGCCGCACTCATGCCCTACACCGAATTTCTCGCCGCAGCCAAAGAGACGCGGCACGATTTGGAAGTGTTGGGAGAAAAATTTGGCGCCTCCATCGAACAGGTTGCCCACCGGCTCTCGACCCTGCAACGCCCCGGCGCAAAGGGCATTCCGTTTTTCTTTGTGCGC encodes:
- a CDS encoding helix-turn-helix domain-containing protein; translated protein: MAQQKLYAGAKLRETRTRLGLTQRAFAEKLGVSLPYLNQMENNNRPVSTGVVLALAQEFGFDVTELSTGDAERLVTDMREALADPVFADGAPPLADLRLAASNAPALARSFLELHRAYRQTNERLASMDEAFDREDRPARASPWEEVRDFFHYCDNYIDAVDRAAENFARPRDDQRGNLRDVATLATESLSKHAITVRYAPEGLRKYDPDTGRLTISSRASPATQTFQLLHQLALITQAQLLDATLDLARFHSDESRQIARIGLANYFAGAALMPYTEFLAAAKETRHDLEVLGEKFGASIEQVAHRLSTLQRPGAKGIPFFFVRVDQAGTITKRHSSTRLQFARYGGACPLWNVHQAFERPGHFLRQLAETPDGVRYLSIARDVAKSGGSFHAPVRRYAIGLGCEVTHASDMVYADDLDVTKPAAFEPIGISCRICERRNCHQRSVPPLERRLTIDPDKRGTLPYQIE